The nucleotide window CACCGAGTGCGTACCAGGCGAGGAACACCACGCTCACAGCGACGGTGGGCAGCAGCGGAGCGCCGCCGGAGACCGCGCGGATACCGGAAATGAGCATGAGGACGAGCGCGATGGCGTGCTGACCGAACTCCATCGTGCGTTCCGTCCACTTGCGAGCGCCCACTCGTCCGCCTTCCTCCAGTTCCGCCTCGGCGGCGAAGGTGCCGAAGCGGTGATCGTGTTCTGTCATGATCCTCCCCGCCAACTCAACCACATCCGAGCCCCTGGTGCGGTGAAATATGCGCGACTCCGGAACGGAAGTGGGGCGCAAGACGCGTGACGCCGATGTGGACGCAGAAGAAGGCCCGGGCGATCGTGGCCCGGGCCTTCTCTGCTCACACCGGCTCGCTGACTCAGCTCACAGACTCGAAGCTTGCCGGCTCAGTGCGCACAGACTCAGTGCTTGCCGTGGTGGGATCCGGAACCGCTGTGCGATCCCGAACCCGAGTGCGCGTATTCCTCTGCGGCGAGCAGATGGGTGGAGTCCCCGTCGCGCCCTGTGCCGGCCGACGCAGCCGCGCCAGCACCCGCAGCCGCACCAGCACCCGAATTCGCGGTCTCATCGAAGTGGGTGATCGCCTTGTTCGGCCACCAGATCCGGTTGCCGACGAGTCCGAAGATCGAGGGCACGATGACGGTGCGCACGATGAGCGTGTCGACGAGGACGCCGACTCCCACGATGAGTCCGAGCTGACCGAGCACCATCAGCGGCAGCATGCCCAGGGCCGCGAACACTCCGGCCAGGACGATGCCAGCGCTGGTGATGACACCGCCGGTGTGGGCGACGGCCTCGATCATTCCCTGGCGTCCGCCGTGGATCACCGACTCCTTCTTCGCACGGTGGGCGAGGAAGATCGAGTAGTCGATGCCCAGTGCTACGAGGAAGAGGAACGCGAGGATCGGCACCTGCGCATCGAGGGCGGACTGGTCGAAGATCAACCGCGACAGGAAGGCGCCGAGTCCGATCGCCGCTCCCGAGGACACGACGTTGACCAGCAGCAGGGTGAACGCCGCGATCGGGGCTCGGAGGATGCCGAGCAGGATGATGAAGCTGATCGCCAGGATCATCGGCACGATCGTGAAGAAGTCCGCCTGGTTGCCGTCACGGGCATCGAGTTCCGTGGCCGCAGCCCCACCGACCTGGGCGTTCGCTCCGTCGATGGCGTGGACGTCAGTGCGGATGTCCTTGACGAGGTCGAGTCCCTTCGCGCTGTCGGGCTCGAATTCGCCGGTGGCCATGATCTTCGTGACCGAGGTGCCGTCGACGTTCGTGTCTTCGATCGCCGAGGCGCGCACGATGCCGTCCATGTCGCTGACCGAGTCGACGACCTGGTCCGCGTGGTCAGTATCGGCGACGATCCAGATCGGCTGCGATTCGCCGGGCGGGAAGTGGTCGGACAGAACGTCGAGGCCCTGCGCCGATTCGGATTGGACCCGGAACTTCTCGGTCTGGTCGAGTCCGATCGAGGACCCGATGAAACCGGTGGCCATGACACCGAGGATGACGATTCCGGCACCGAGGTGGAGCCCGGGTTTGCGGACCACGCGGGTGGCGATGGTGCGCCAGATCGAAGGCTTGGCCGCCTCGGCGTGGGTATCCGTGTTCTCCTCGGCCTTCGGGATGAAGGGCCAGAACATCTTCTTCCCGCAGATCGCGAGCACGGGAGGCAGGGCGAACAGGACCGCGGCGGCAGCGATGAGGAGGCCGACTGCGGCGGTGATGCCCAGGCCGCGGGTGCCGGGGATGATCGCGAAGACGAGGCTGAGCAGGGACAGGACGACGGTGAGGTTCGAGGCGAGGATCGTCGTCGCGGTGTGCGTCCAGGCTTCGGCGAGCGCGATGCGGTGGTCGGCGATCCGGCGCAGCTCCTCGCGGTAG belongs to Brevibacterium spongiae and includes:
- a CDS encoding MMPL family transporter, which produces MNSPLAKTAHTLTSKRGSWLVLGGVVVLVVLLFGLLSGAGEDRPNETAPADSESTQAQQTLDKFPEADKQSVMVVASNKDGSELSADDQAELKKLGTSLGDSVGDESTDPVTGPILSDDKQAALLMVPITVGMTNSDTAETVDDLRTAITDDPTASGLTDAGMSLLVTGGPAIGADIASAFNGADFTLLIVTIVIVALLLIITYRSPILWLLPLIVIGTADGLASTVTAAVGDWLDLQFDAGIISVLVFGAGANYALLFISRYREELRRIADHRIALAEAWTHTATTILASNLTVVLSLLSLVFAIIPGTRGLGITAAVGLLIAAAAVLFALPPVLAICGKKMFWPFIPKAEENTDTHAEAAKPSIWRTIATRVVRKPGLHLGAGIVILGVMATGFIGSSIGLDQTEKFRVQSESAQGLDVLSDHFPPGESQPIWIVADTDHADQVVDSVSDMDGIVRASAIEDTNVDGTSVTKIMATGEFEPDSAKGLDLVKDIRTDVHAIDGANAQVGGAAATELDARDGNQADFFTIVPMILAISFIILLGILRAPIAAFTLLLVNVVSSGAAIGLGAFLSRLIFDQSALDAQVPILAFLFLVALGIDYSIFLAHRAKKESVIHGGRQGMIEAVAHTGGVITSAGIVLAGVFAALGMLPLMVLGQLGLIVGVGVLVDTLIVRTVIVPSIFGLVGNRIWWPNKAITHFDETANSGAGAAAGAGAAASAGTGRDGDSTHLLAAEEYAHSGSGSHSGSGSHHGKH